One window of the Triticum dicoccoides isolate Atlit2015 ecotype Zavitan chromosome 3B, WEW_v2.0, whole genome shotgun sequence genome contains the following:
- the LOC119279045 gene encoding uncharacterized protein LOC119279045, whose protein sequence is MGRRGYPRPSTPARASFCPSAADDADFSESNAILVVATPCESLLLLSPASCRGGRLSSELWLSVPESVAEGIVGLRESVADKRAEAEKIKRDQRLCSIVGGQDVSLQELSEERTHYLVKCSIGCPCKKDCCGGSASLPLLHQQSGDPYAKVQKSYFVYMSCYWQWTDCLCRVRREKNAHIQTQTTSSRRLEHPTD, encoded by the exons ATGGGGCGTAGGGGCTACCCGCGCCCTTCGACGCCCGCACGCGCCTCCTTCTGCCCTTCCGCCGCGGACGATGCCGACTTCTCTGAGTCTAATGCGATCCTGGTGGTGGCCACGCCCTGCGAGAGTCTGCTGCTGCTCAGCCCAGCATCTTGCCGTGGCGGGCGCCTGTCGTCGGAGCTCTGGTTGTCGGTTCCAGAGTCGG TGGCTGAGGGAATTGTTGGGCTACGAGAATCAGTCGCTGATAAGAGGGCTGAGGCTGAGAAGATCAAGAGGGATCAGAGATTGTGCTCAATTGTTGGTGGTCAGGACGTCAG TTTGCAGGAGTTATCTGAAGAAAGGACTCACTATCTGGTTAAATGTTCCATTGGATGCCCTTGCAAGAAGGATTGCTGCGGTGGTTCAGCGTCACTGCCCCTCCTGCATCAACAATCTGGTGATCCATATGCAAAG GTTCAGAAGAGCTATTTTGTGTACATGAGTTGCTACTGGCAGTGGACAGATTGTCTATGCAGAGTGCGTAGAGAAAAAA ATGCTCACATACAAACACAAACGACATCCAGTAGGCGCTTGGAACACCCGACAGATTGA